From the genome of Anopheles moucheti chromosome 3, idAnoMoucSN_F20_07, whole genome shotgun sequence, one region includes:
- the LOC128300507 gene encoding protein lethal(2)essential for life-like, which produces MSVVPMLFRDWWEDFDTPLRSSRLLDQHFGTGLRADDLFSSFPARTPLSSPSLLRGGYYRPWRNTALTRQDSGSTLNLDKDRFQIILDVQQFTPEEITVKTSDRCVVVEGKHEEKQDEHGFVSRHFTRRYMLPSGHDPNDVVSTLSSDGVLTVTAPKKSLPAPNPERSVPIQQTGQPAKDKQEAQPSVEGAK; this is translated from the exons ATGTCCGTTGTGCCGATGTTGTTCCGTGATTGGTGGGAGGATTTCGACACTCCACTCCGTTCGTCCAGGCTGCTAGATCAGCATTTTGGCACCGGTTTGCG TGCGGACGATCTTTTCTCATCCTTCCCGGCCCGGACACCGCTCTCCTCGCCGTCACTGCTTCGTGGCGGTTACTACCGACCGTGGCGTAACACTGCCCTCACGCGGCAAGATTCCGGCTCGACGCTCAACCTCGACAAGGACCGGTTCCAGATTATTCTGGACGTGCAGCAATTTACGCCGGAGGAAATCACCGTCAAAACCAGCGACCGGTGCGTCGTGGTGGAGGGCAAACATGAGGAGAAACAGGACGAGCATGGTTTCGTGTCACGTCACTTCACGCGCCGCTACATGCTACCAA GTGGCCACGATCCGAACGATGTTGTGTCGACACTCTCGTCGGACGGTGTGCTCACGGTGACCGCACCGAAAAAGTCGCTGCCAGCCCCAAACCCGGAACGTAGCGTACCGATCCAGCAGACGGGACAACCGGCTAAGGACAAGCAGGAAGCTCAACCGAGCGTAGAGGGAGCGAAGTAA
- the LOC128300506 gene encoding protein lethal(2)essential for life-like, with protein MSSVPMYFRDWWDDDLFENPRRTSRLFDQQFATGIFSEDLQKMASSFHSSNLRSSRLGSFRRPWSEFGGYKFSNSLINSGPTITDRLQINLDVQQFTPHEITVKTVNNSIVVEGKHEEKQDEHGFISRHFVRRYVLPDDHDPKDVISSLSSDGVLTIVAPKKVQQPAAEVLYERTVPIQRTEERTVESVRTTSESVTNESNGK; from the exons ATGTCTTCAGTTCCGATGTACTTCCGCGATTGGTGGGATGACGATCTGTTTGAAAATCCCCGTCGTACATCGCGCTTGTTCGATCAACAGTTTGCCACGGGCATATT TTCTGAGGATCTGCAGAAGATGGCATCCAGCTTTCATTCGTCGAACCTGCGCTCATCCCGGCTGGGCAGCTTTCGACGTCCGTGGAGTGAGTTCGGTGGGTACAAGTTTAGCAACAGTCTGATCAACAGCGGACCCACCATCACCGACCGGCTGCAGATCAATCTGGACGTGCAACAATTCACACCGCATGAGATCACCGTTAAAACCGTCAACAATTCGATCGTGGTGGAGGGTAAACACGAGGAGAAGCAGGACGAGCATGGTTTCATCTCGCGACACTTTGTCCGCCGTTACGTACTCCCAG ACGATCACGACCCAAAGGACGTCATCTCGAGCCTCTCGTCGGACGGTGTGTTGACGATTGTGGCCCCCAAGAAGGTACAGCAGCCGGCGGCGGAAGTGTTGTACGAGCGTACGGTACCGATACAGCGCACTGAGGAGCGAACGGTGGAAAGCGTCCGGACGACTTCGGAAAGTGTGACCAACGAAAGTAATGGAAAATGA
- the LOC128305140 gene encoding protein lethal(2)essential for life-like isoform X3, with product MSLVPVQYRTWFDDWDLPLYTRVLEKSMTQEVLGADDYWRVPPLAPLRWSSLYRPWRYFSLRDVGAKVDTDRDRFQIEIDVHQFLPHEVTVRRTDKYVTVEGKHEEKRDEQGYVSRQFSRRYLVPIGYDANLIVSSLSSDGILTVTAPRIGLPAPKVENRSRRCLTYYK from the exons ATGTCGCTCGTTCCGGTGCAGTACCGTACGTGGTTTGACGATTGGGACCTGCCGCTGTACACGCGCGTCCTCGAGAAGTCGATGACGCAGGAGGTGCTCGGTGCGGATGACTACTGGCGGGTGCCTCCGCTCGCACCACTGCGCTGGTCCAGCCTGTACCGGCCGTGGCGCTACTTCAGCCTGCGGGACGTCGGTGCCAAGGTGGACACGGATCGGGATCGCTTCCAGATCGAGATCGATGTGCACCAGTTTCTGCCGCACGAGGTCACGGTACGCCGCACGGACAAGTACGTCACCGTCGAGGGCAAGCATGAGGAGAAGCGGGACGAGCAGGGTTACGTGTCACGTCAGTTCTCTCGCCGCTATCTGGTACCGA TTGGTTACGATGCGAACTTGATCGTCTCTTCGCTGTCGTCCGACGGTATACTGACCGTCACTGCCCCGAGGATCGGTCTGCCGGCGCCGAAAGTCGAAAA CAGATCGCGGCGCTGCTTGACGTACTACAAGTAA
- the LOC128305140 gene encoding protein lethal(2)essential for life-like isoform X4, whose translation MSLVPVQYRTWFDDWDLPLYTRVLEKSMTQEVLGADDYWRVPPLAPLRWSSLYRPWRYFSLRDVGAKVDTDRDRFQIEIDVHQFLPHEVTVRRTDKYVTVEGKHEEKRDEQGYVSRQFSRRYLVPIGYDANLIVSSLSSDGILTVTAPRIGLPAPKVEKSRRCLTYYK comes from the exons ATGTCGCTCGTTCCGGTGCAGTACCGTACGTGGTTTGACGATTGGGACCTGCCGCTGTACACGCGCGTCCTCGAGAAGTCGATGACGCAGGAGGTGCTCGGTGCGGATGACTACTGGCGGGTGCCTCCGCTCGCACCACTGCGCTGGTCCAGCCTGTACCGGCCGTGGCGCTACTTCAGCCTGCGGGACGTCGGTGCCAAGGTGGACACGGATCGGGATCGCTTCCAGATCGAGATCGATGTGCACCAGTTTCTGCCGCACGAGGTCACGGTACGCCGCACGGACAAGTACGTCACCGTCGAGGGCAAGCATGAGGAGAAGCGGGACGAGCAGGGTTACGTGTCACGTCAGTTCTCTCGCCGCTATCTGGTACCGA TTGGTTACGATGCGAACTTGATCGTCTCTTCGCTGTCGTCCGACGGTATACTGACCGTCACTGCCCCGAGGATCGGTCTGCCGGCGCCGAAAGTCGAAAA ATCGCGGCGCTGCTTGACGTACTACAAGTAA
- the LOC128305140 gene encoding protein lethal(2)essential for life-like isoform X1, protein MSLVPVQYRTWFDDWDLPLYTRVLEKSMTQEVLGADDYWRVPPLAPLRWSSLYRPWRYFSLRDVGAKVDTDRDRFQIEIDVHQFLPHEVTVRRTDKYVTVEGKHEEKRDEQGYVSRQFSRRYLVPIGYDANLIVSSLSSDGILTVTAPRIGLPAPKVEKYVPIWHTGKPAIEDKNRSRRCLTYYK, encoded by the exons ATGTCGCTCGTTCCGGTGCAGTACCGTACGTGGTTTGACGATTGGGACCTGCCGCTGTACACGCGCGTCCTCGAGAAGTCGATGACGCAGGAGGTGCTCGGTGCGGATGACTACTGGCGGGTGCCTCCGCTCGCACCACTGCGCTGGTCCAGCCTGTACCGGCCGTGGCGCTACTTCAGCCTGCGGGACGTCGGTGCCAAGGTGGACACGGATCGGGATCGCTTCCAGATCGAGATCGATGTGCACCAGTTTCTGCCGCACGAGGTCACGGTACGCCGCACGGACAAGTACGTCACCGTCGAGGGCAAGCATGAGGAGAAGCGGGACGAGCAGGGTTACGTGTCACGTCAGTTCTCTCGCCGCTATCTGGTACCGA TTGGTTACGATGCGAACTTGATCGTCTCTTCGCTGTCGTCCGACGGTATACTGACCGTCACTGCCCCGAGGATCGGTCTGCCGGCGCCGAAAGTCGAAAAGTATGTCCCCATCTGGCACACCGGTAAACCGGCCATCGAGGACAAGAA CAGATCGCGGCGCTGCTTGACGTACTACAAGTAA
- the LOC128305140 gene encoding protein lethal(2)essential for life-like isoform X2: MSLVPVQYRTWFDDWDLPLYTRVLEKSMTQEVLGADDYWRVPPLAPLRWSSLYRPWRYFSLRDVGAKVDTDRDRFQIEIDVHQFLPHEVTVRRTDKYVTVEGKHEEKRDEQGYVSRQFSRRYLVPIGYDANLIVSSLSSDGILTVTAPRIGLPAPKVEKYVPIWHTGKPAIEDKKSRRCLTYYK; encoded by the exons ATGTCGCTCGTTCCGGTGCAGTACCGTACGTGGTTTGACGATTGGGACCTGCCGCTGTACACGCGCGTCCTCGAGAAGTCGATGACGCAGGAGGTGCTCGGTGCGGATGACTACTGGCGGGTGCCTCCGCTCGCACCACTGCGCTGGTCCAGCCTGTACCGGCCGTGGCGCTACTTCAGCCTGCGGGACGTCGGTGCCAAGGTGGACACGGATCGGGATCGCTTCCAGATCGAGATCGATGTGCACCAGTTTCTGCCGCACGAGGTCACGGTACGCCGCACGGACAAGTACGTCACCGTCGAGGGCAAGCATGAGGAGAAGCGGGACGAGCAGGGTTACGTGTCACGTCAGTTCTCTCGCCGCTATCTGGTACCGA TTGGTTACGATGCGAACTTGATCGTCTCTTCGCTGTCGTCCGACGGTATACTGACCGTCACTGCCCCGAGGATCGGTCTGCCGGCGCCGAAAGTCGAAAAGTATGTCCCCATCTGGCACACCGGTAAACCGGCCATCGAGGACAAGAA ATCGCGGCGCTGCTTGACGTACTACAAGTAA
- the LOC128305139 gene encoding protein lethal(2)essential for life-like, with product MSIIPIFFRNWWDDEWDRPLWSSRLLDQHFGSGVRADDLLNALVSVTDRRLQPQSQPQTSRYNRPWHSSCVASKRDTGSAVNVTNDKFQISLDVQQFTPEEISVKYVDGSVVVEGKHEEKQDEHGYISRHFVRRYMLPKGHSEADIVSALSSDGILSITCPRKEIEQKQPERSIPITHTGQPMKQVTENASHQNGQSKKEGETMES from the coding sequence ATGTCGATCATCCCGATATTCTTCCGCAACTGGTGGGACGACGAGTGGGACCGTCCACTTTGGAGTTCCCGCTTGCTGGACCAGCACTTCGGCAGTGGCGTCAGGGCAGATGATCTTCTCAACGCTCTGGTGTCGGTGACCGACCGTCGACTTCAGCCACAGTCCCAACCACAGACCAGTCGTTACAATCGCCCATGGCACAGCTCCTGCGTGGCCAGCAAGCGAGACACCGGATCAGCGGTGAACGTCACCAACGACAAGTTCCAGATCAGCCTCGACGTGCAACAGTTCACCCCGGAGGAAATCTCGGTGAAGTACGTGGACGGTTCGGTCGTGGTAGAGGGCAAACACGAGGAGAAACAGGACGAACATGGCTACATCTCGAGACACTTTGTGCGGCGCTACATGCTTCCCAAAGGCCACTCTGAGGCGGACATCGTTTCGGCGCTCTCGTCGGACGGCATCCTTAGCATCACCTGTCCCCGGAAGGAGATCGAACAGAAACAGCCGGAGCGAAGCATTCCCATCACACACACGGGACAGCCCATGAAGCAAGTCACCGAAAATGCTTCCCACCAGAATGGCCAAAGCAAGAAGGAAGGAGAGACTATGGAATCATAA
- the LOC128302060 gene encoding 40S ribosomal protein S27 has product MPLAKDFLHPLPAEEKRKHKLKRLVPHPNSYFMDVKCPGCYKITTVFSHAQSVVVCAGCSTILCQPTGGKARLTEGCSFRRKPY; this is encoded by the coding sequence ATGCCGCTCGCCAAGGATTTCTTGCATCCGCTGCCCGCTGAGGAGAAGAGGAAGCACAAACTGAAGCGTTTGGTGCCCCATCCCAACTCGTACTTCATGGACGTAAAGTGCCCCGGCTGCTACAAGATCACCACCGTCTTCAGCCATGCCCAGAGCGTCGTGGTGTGTGCCGGTTGTTCGACGATCCTGTGCCAGCCGACCGGTGGCAAGGCCCGTCTGACCGAGGGCTGCTCGTTCCGCAGGAAGCCGTACTAA
- the LOC128304809 gene encoding cuticle protein 12.5-like — MFKIVCLFAIVAVASVSAKADPKPAVLAYAAAPAAVVAAPAAYVAEGAAVYERTFHGNTAPLAYTYPYAAPYVAAAPYVAGAPLAYSSQYVAAAPAQVLLK, encoded by the exons ATGTTCAAGATT GTGTGTCTGTTCGCCATCGTTGCCGTTGCTTCCGTTTCGGCCAAGGCTGATCCGAAACCGGCAGTACTTGCCTATGCTGCTGCTCCGGCTGCCGTGGTCGCTGCTCCGGCCGCTTATGTTGCCGAAGGTGCCGCTGTGTACGAACGCACTTTCCACGGAAATACTGCCCCGCTGGCCTACACCTACCCTTACGCTGCCCCATACGTTGCTGCCGCTCCCTATGTGGCTGGTGCTCCGCTCGCCTACTCCTCACAGTACGTTGCCGCTGCTCCGGCCCAGGTGCTGCTGAAGTAA